In a single window of the Aridibaculum aurantiacum genome:
- a CDS encoding DnaJ domain-containing protein: MRKDYYKILEVSPNASAADIKKSYRRLALKHHPDKNNGNKLSEAQFKEIQEAYRILGDEKKRTEYNNRNNHFAYSSTSKQKKNQPPVTPHSIMLQATDLKRKVTMLDPYRMNKLAVYQQIEHLLSDHNINILQSFSDARINKRIIDDILVSARFLPYVHVERICFQLAAIAGTDNALYRHIYNFSKQARLHTYWNKYKILAAIIAAIILTFAIFRLSLLDV; the protein is encoded by the coding sequence ATGAGGAAAGATTATTATAAGATATTGGAGGTGTCGCCAAATGCGTCTGCTGCCGATATCAAGAAATCATACAGGCGATTGGCTTTGAAACACCACCCTGACAAGAACAACGGTAACAAACTTTCCGAAGCGCAATTCAAAGAAATACAGGAAGCGTACAGGATACTGGGAGATGAAAAGAAAAGAACAGAGTACAACAACAGGAATAACCATTTCGCTTATTCATCTACCAGTAAGCAGAAGAAAAATCAACCTCCGGTAACGCCTCATTCTATCATGTTGCAGGCAACCGACCTTAAACGGAAAGTTACCATGCTGGATCCCTACCGGATGAACAAACTTGCCGTTTACCAACAGATAGAGCACCTGCTGTCTGATCACAACATCAACATTTTGCAAAGCTTCAGCGATGCGCGTATCAACAAAAGGATCATTGATGACATTTTGGTAAGCGCACGTTTTCTACCTTATGTGCATGTAGAAAGAATATGCTTTCAACTGGCAGCTATTGCCGGTACAGACAATGCATTGTACCGACATATTTACAACTTCTCCAAACAGGCACGGCTACATACTTATTGGAACAAGTATAAGATACTGGCAGCCATCATTGCTGCCATCATACTCACCTTCGCCATCTTCAGGCTTAGCCTACTCGATGTTTAA
- a CDS encoding YdeI/OmpD-associated family protein, which translates to MPQSLVQKLKIQPASVIRVLHAPEDFAELLAPLPAEVVVTEDAAHFDQLHWFVKDKAALHEDLPKVLELVVGNIVCWIYFPKGSSKIQTDLNRDSCWQIFQQYSQFQFLTLISFNETWSAFGMRLKSSTGSKSAKPKEREITKFIDATTKQVTLPPDLDEAIAANTEATNFFASLSFSNKKEYVEWVVSAKREETRKQRIEGTVERLLKRWKNPRNI; encoded by the coding sequence ATGCCCCAATCGCTTGTACAAAAATTGAAAATACAACCTGCATCTGTAATAAGAGTTCTGCATGCGCCGGAAGATTTTGCTGAACTCTTAGCGCCACTCCCTGCCGAAGTAGTGGTAACTGAAGATGCGGCGCACTTTGATCAACTACATTGGTTTGTAAAAGACAAAGCAGCACTACATGAAGACCTGCCAAAGGTGCTGGAACTGGTGGTAGGAAACATAGTCTGCTGGATATACTTTCCAAAGGGTTCATCTAAAATTCAAACTGACTTGAACAGGGATAGTTGCTGGCAGATTTTCCAGCAGTATAGCCAGTTCCAATTTCTCACCCTCATATCTTTCAATGAGACCTGGTCAGCATTTGGTATGCGATTGAAAAGCAGTACAGGAAGTAAATCAGCTAAACCTAAAGAACGGGAGATAACCAAATTTATAGATGCTACTACCAAGCAGGTAACACTGCCGCCAGATCTTGATGAAGCTATTGCTGCCAATACAGAGGCAACTAATTTCTTTGCCAGTTTATCTTTTAGCAATAAAAAAGAATACGTAGAGTGGGTGGTATCAGCAAAGCGGGAAGAGACAAGAAAACAACGCATAGAAGGCACGGTAGAAAGATTGCTGAAGCGCTGGAAGAATCCAAGAAATATCTAA
- a CDS encoding RDD family protein codes for MNKTLHQNTTSLKEASKKKRLINFIIDTTIWFLLLNFLGYLAREYSSLEYVFMALMWALMFGAYSITTEYFLGKTPGKYFTRTRVVFKQNVEPEFRLILIRTWSRALPFEFLSLALGADAKAWHDTLSKTMVVDDH; via the coding sequence ATGAATAAAACGCTCCATCAAAATACTACTTCTCTTAAGGAAGCATCAAAGAAAAAGCGTTTGATCAACTTCATTATTGATACAACAATATGGTTCCTTCTTTTGAATTTTCTAGGCTATTTAGCAAGGGAATATTCATCTTTGGAATACGTATTTATGGCGTTGATGTGGGCCTTGATGTTTGGTGCTTATTCCATCACTACAGAATATTTTTTGGGCAAAACGCCTGGTAAATATTTCACCCGCACAAGAGTTGTATTTAAACAAAATGTAGAACCTGAATTCAGGCTAATCCTCATCCGAACATGGTCACGTGCATTACCATTCGAGTTTCTTTCGCTGGCTTTAGGTGCAGATGCAAAAGCATGGCACGACACGCTTTCTAAAACAATGGTGGTCGATGATCATTAA
- a CDS encoding DUF4349 domain-containing protein translates to MKLTYLFIAIVMAVLASSCNRPEGTSEITTSDVTLMEQKSPTPVADAPFNHSNASDTTVYHAGQPAGNQDWDKKIIKTAHVRLELKDYNQFNTAIHNNIRRYGAYISQEQQNDNSYKIENILTIKVPVEHFETIMNTLGGDGIKVWERRINTEDVTGEIVDTKARIVAKQQVRDKYYDLLKQAKNMKEILEVQNEINELQESIESATGRVAFLGKQAAYSTIHLTYFQTLSEQLPQDEPNSFFSKLVQAFENGAAIVSGFVLLMITIWPIVLLLAVIFFWRRSFKRILLKRLN, encoded by the coding sequence ATGAAACTAACTTACTTATTCATAGCCATAGTAATGGCTGTGCTAGCCTCCTCATGTAACAGACCAGAAGGTACGTCCGAAATAACTACGAGTGACGTTACATTAATGGAACAAAAGAGTCCTACACCAGTTGCTGATGCGCCTTTTAATCATTCTAACGCAAGTGATACAACTGTATATCATGCAGGGCAACCTGCAGGAAACCAGGATTGGGATAAGAAGATCATCAAGACGGCACATGTAAGATTAGAGCTAAAAGATTATAATCAATTCAATACGGCTATACACAACAATATACGGCGGTATGGTGCTTACATATCGCAGGAACAACAAAATGACAATAGCTATAAGATTGAAAATATATTAACGATAAAGGTTCCGGTTGAACATTTTGAAACGATAATGAATACGCTGGGTGGAGATGGTATAAAAGTGTGGGAGAGAAGAATAAATACTGAAGATGTAACTGGTGAAATAGTTGATACCAAGGCTCGTATTGTAGCTAAGCAGCAAGTAAGAGATAAATATTATGACCTGCTAAAGCAAGCAAAGAATATGAAGGAAATACTGGAGGTTCAAAACGAAATAAATGAGCTGCAGGAATCAATAGAGTCAGCAACAGGCAGGGTAGCTTTCCTTGGTAAACAAGCTGCTTATAGCACTATTCATCTTACCTATTTTCAAACGTTATCTGAGCAACTGCCCCAAGATGAGCCTAACAGTTTTTTCAGTAAGCTAGTACAGGCGTTTGAAAATGGTGCAGCAATAGTTTCAGGTTTTGTTTTACTTATGATCACTATTTGGCCAATCGTTCTGCTACTGGCAGTTATATTCTTTTGGAGAAGATCATTTAAAAGAATTCTATTGAAGCGGTTGAACTAA
- a CDS encoding sterol desaturase family protein, with the protein MPPAVLLYAIPAFVILVVAEWVYSHKEQKQLYEIKDAFSSMALGIGNVLSGFVSKALVFGCATLIYQYRLFTLESSLWWVWVLAFFADDISYYWFHRSSHHVRFFWASHVVHHSSQHYNLAAALRQTWTGNFTGSFIFWMWMPLVGFHPLMVMLMQQFSLIYQFWIHTETINKMPHWFEFILNTPSHHRVHHATDLKYLDKNHGGILIIWDRLFGSFQPEEEKPTYGLTKNVNSFHPVKVAFHEWENLAKDIARGRSLSNAFKYLVNPPGWSHDGSSKTTNQIRNELPAVSIFNKKETRKMHHEKNEVV; encoded by the coding sequence ATGCCTCCAGCCGTCTTACTATATGCCATACCCGCATTTGTCATTCTTGTGGTGGCCGAATGGGTCTATAGTCACAAAGAACAAAAGCAACTTTACGAGATAAAAGATGCTTTTAGCAGCATGGCTTTAGGTATTGGAAATGTATTATCTGGCTTCGTTTCTAAAGCTTTGGTTTTTGGATGTGCTACGCTCATTTACCAATACAGGTTGTTTACTTTAGAAAGTTCTCTGTGGTGGGTTTGGGTACTGGCTTTCTTTGCAGATGATATTAGCTACTACTGGTTTCACCGCTCCAGTCATCATGTTCGTTTTTTCTGGGCATCACATGTAGTACATCATTCTTCGCAGCATTATAATTTGGCTGCAGCGTTACGTCAAACATGGACTGGAAATTTTACCGGCAGTTTTATCTTTTGGATGTGGATGCCTCTTGTAGGATTTCATCCTCTTATGGTCATGCTTATGCAACAGTTTAGCTTGATCTACCAGTTCTGGATACACACGGAGACAATCAATAAAATGCCTCACTGGTTCGAATTCATTCTCAATACACCTTCTCATCACCGGGTTCATCATGCAACGGATCTCAAATACCTGGATAAAAATCATGGCGGCATTCTCATCATTTGGGACAGGTTGTTTGGCAGTTTTCAGCCTGAGGAAGAAAAGCCAACTTATGGCCTGACGAAAAATGTGAACAGCTTCCACCCGGTAAAGGTTGCATTTCATGAATGGGAAAACCTGGCTAAAGACATTGCTCGTGGCAGATCGCTGAGCAATGCCTTTAAGTACCTGGTAAATCCACCTGGCTGGAGCCATGATGGTTCATCTAAAACAACCAACCAGATACGAAATGAACTTCCTGCTGTTTCAATTTTCAATAAAAAAGAAACTAGGAAAATGCATCACGAAAAGAATGAAGTTGTTTAG
- a CDS encoding lipopolysaccharide biosynthesis protein — translation MQIFLSRYLEAGNAGWVFYLTNNFSFLVILVGLTMENGVNYYGSNNAVNHSALAWFSLAWTAVVGVIVFAGLWFYFGRYKDSTAITRAQYLFYGVTYIVGIQLTNFFTILFYANKNFFLPNFLMVLLNTIIIIIIPKQIGVGDTNSALIVQLYFGYILLTGLVLAVAFIIKKKSWNYIHLPKLSESKLLVNYALVALAANVIFFLVYRVDYWFVKKYCSLDDLGNYIQVSKLGQMLLIIPTIISSVVFPNIAGGMERTVMKENIMRIGRLITLLFILMFIIVAFTGQWVFTQVFGYTFQKMYWPFLLLTPGIWALSNLFILSAYFGGINKVKVNVQGAAVALVVILVGDFIFIPRYGMEAAAVVSSAGYIVNFLYSFYFLKKEHPVHISEYWRITKADIKWVKTFLP, via the coding sequence ATGCAGATATTCCTTTCGCGGTATCTTGAAGCTGGCAATGCAGGTTGGGTTTTCTATCTCACTAATAACTTTTCCTTTCTTGTTATACTGGTTGGTCTTACCATGGAAAATGGGGTGAACTACTATGGGTCGAACAATGCCGTAAACCATAGTGCCCTTGCGTGGTTCTCCCTTGCATGGACAGCTGTTGTTGGTGTCATCGTGTTTGCAGGTTTGTGGTTCTACTTTGGCCGGTATAAAGACTCTACTGCCATAACCCGTGCACAGTACCTGTTTTATGGTGTTACTTATATAGTAGGTATACAGCTCACCAACTTCTTTACTATCCTGTTCTACGCCAATAAGAACTTCTTCCTGCCTAACTTTCTCATGGTGTTGTTGAACACGATCATCATTATCATCATTCCAAAACAGATAGGCGTAGGTGATACTAATTCTGCACTCATTGTTCAACTGTACTTTGGGTATATTCTTCTTACTGGTTTGGTACTAGCCGTAGCATTCATCATTAAGAAGAAAAGCTGGAACTATATCCATCTTCCGAAGCTGAGCGAATCAAAGTTGCTGGTGAATTATGCTCTTGTAGCACTGGCTGCTAATGTTATATTCTTCCTGGTGTACAGGGTTGATTACTGGTTTGTGAAAAAGTATTGTTCGCTTGATGACCTTGGAAACTATATACAGGTGTCAAAGCTGGGGCAAATGCTGTTGATCATACCAACCATTATTTCAAGTGTGGTATTCCCAAATATAGCTGGCGGCATGGAGCGCACTGTCATGAAAGAGAACATCATGCGTATAGGCCGCCTGATCACGCTTCTCTTTATACTTATGTTCATCATTGTTGCTTTCACTGGCCAGTGGGTATTCACGCAGGTGTTTGGTTATACTTTTCAAAAAATGTATTGGCCGTTTCTACTGCTTACACCTGGGATTTGGGCATTAAGCAATCTGTTTATTTTAAGCGCCTACTTTGGAGGCATCAACAAAGTAAAAGTGAATGTGCAAGGAGCTGCAGTGGCGCTTGTTGTTATACTGGTAGGCGATTTTATTTTCATCCCAAGGTATGGTATGGAAGCTGCTGCAGTTGTTAGCAGCGCTGGTTATATCGTCAACTTCCTGTATTCATTTTATTTTCTAAAAAAAGAACACCCGGTACACATCAGCGAGTACTGGCGCATTACTAAAGCCGATATCAAATGGGTAAAAACGTTTCTTCCATAA
- a CDS encoding glycosyltransferase codes for MGKNVSSISELKLPGEDYVLVLPGWYPTWLDPMPGDFNQRHVKAAGLYTPQVVLYVGKDLTNTLTKTEVRYTQLTDKVVEITVVYPCEKWKAWDIIQSHSTYVKLLYHFADKIKQQWGLPKLLHCYIVIRGGLGGWLLSRPWKRPYILTENWTIYYAADPGFLLKRNIVFRTLVRKIFKNLHHFLPVTHNLEQQVKKLVGEVRSSVIPNVVDTGVFFYEERQEVQAPFQWIHISTMNYQKNPEGLLRAFEAFDAIHKGTVLTMVGPASDDVMKYARSLGLAESSVKFTGNITYEEVSAQLKNADALVLFSRYENLPCVILEALCCGKPVISTRVGGIAEVIDETNGILLDSENEDSLTEAFNYMFSFNKTYDRKKIAETACRSFSYEAVGLQMNEIYKRIAD; via the coding sequence ATGGGTAAAAACGTTTCTTCCATAAGTGAACTGAAACTACCTGGTGAGGACTATGTGTTGGTGTTGCCCGGGTGGTATCCTACATGGCTTGATCCTATGCCTGGAGATTTTAACCAGCGGCATGTGAAAGCGGCTGGTCTTTATACACCACAGGTGGTACTATATGTTGGAAAGGATCTTACTAACACACTTACCAAAACTGAAGTAAGATATACCCAGCTAACGGATAAGGTTGTAGAAATAACGGTTGTATATCCATGTGAAAAGTGGAAGGCATGGGATATCATACAGTCTCATTCTACCTATGTAAAACTACTTTATCATTTTGCTGATAAAATAAAGCAACAATGGGGACTGCCGAAGCTATTGCATTGTTATATAGTAATAAGAGGTGGCCTTGGTGGCTGGTTGTTAAGCAGGCCTTGGAAAAGGCCGTATATCCTCACAGAAAACTGGACCATCTATTATGCTGCAGATCCAGGTTTTTTGCTCAAACGAAACATTGTTTTCCGCACGCTTGTTCGAAAAATATTCAAGAACCTTCACCATTTTTTACCTGTTACCCACAACCTTGAACAGCAGGTAAAAAAGCTGGTAGGAGAGGTGAGATCTTCTGTAATTCCAAATGTGGTCGATACAGGTGTATTCTTTTACGAAGAGCGGCAAGAGGTGCAAGCACCATTCCAGTGGATACATATTTCCACGATGAATTATCAGAAAAATCCTGAAGGCTTGCTGCGTGCTTTTGAAGCTTTTGATGCAATACATAAAGGTACCGTCCTGACTATGGTGGGGCCAGCTTCTGATGACGTGATGAAGTATGCACGTTCGTTAGGATTGGCGGAGAGCTCTGTAAAGTTTACAGGAAACATCACCTATGAAGAAGTTTCAGCGCAATTGAAGAACGCGGATGCATTGGTACTGTTTAGCCGTTACGAAAATCTTCCTTGCGTAATCCTGGAAGCGCTTTGTTGTGGTAAGCCTGTTATAAGTACAAGAGTAGGAGGTATAGCTGAAGTGATAGATGAAACAAATGGAATTTTGCTGGATAGCGAAAATGAAGATTCACTTACCGAGGCTTTCAACTATATGTTCTCGTTCAATAAAACTTATGACAGAAAAAAAATAGCTGAAACTGCTTGTAGAAGTTTCAGCTATGAAGCAGTTGGCCTGCAGATGAACGAGATTTATAAAAGAATTGCAGACTAG
- a CDS encoding acyl-CoA-binding protein yields MDVKTLFEQAVEDSENLKDRPSNDTLLQLYSFYKQATTGDVNVDPPANPFDFVAKAKYEAWAALRGKSKEEAQQDYINLVNKLKN; encoded by the coding sequence ATGGATGTGAAGACCCTGTTTGAGCAAGCTGTAGAAGATAGCGAAAATCTAAAAGATAGACCTAGCAACGACACACTGCTTCAACTGTATTCTTTTTATAAGCAAGCCACTACAGGCGATGTAAATGTAGATCCTCCTGCTAATCCTTTTGATTTTGTAGCCAAAGCTAAATATGAAGCCTGGGCTGCGCTTAGAGGAAAATCAAAAGAGGAAGCGCAACAAGATTATATCAACCTTGTAAACAAGTTGAAAAACTAG
- a CDS encoding response regulator, with the protein MKNDFAKPLHVLFVDDDSDESYLFNEALEHAGLHIKLSKAKDGNGLIHFLKTNPLPDLVLIDLNMPYKDGIEALSEIRSTAGYEHLPLVIYSTTRNNNYIDKCYIRGANLFVVKPNDFDGLVEVVKKICTIDWTQFQPLPREEFVIYVDEDQLNTH; encoded by the coding sequence ATGAAAAATGATTTTGCAAAGCCTTTGCATGTATTGTTCGTTGATGATGACTCTGATGAATCATACCTGTTCAATGAAGCATTGGAGCATGCAGGCTTACACATAAAACTCTCAAAGGCAAAAGACGGGAATGGTCTCATCCATTTTCTGAAAACAAACCCGTTGCCTGACCTGGTATTGATAGACCTAAACATGCCTTATAAAGATGGCATTGAAGCGCTGTCAGAGATTCGCAGTACCGCCGGTTATGAGCATCTTCCGCTGGTTATTTACTCCACCACACGCAACAACAACTACATTGACAAGTGCTATATACGCGGAGCTAACCTGTTTGTTGTTAAACCTAATGATTTTGATGGCCTGGTAGAAGTAGTAAAGAAGATCTGTACCATTGATTGGACACAGTTTCAACCACTACCTCGCGAGGAGTTCGTAATCTATGTTGACGAAGATCAACTGAATACTCACTAG
- a CDS encoding ABC transporter permease — MALQELRSNKLRTFLSLFGITIGIFCIIGVLATVESLEAKVQNDINTLGSNTIYVDKWDYGGGPDYPWWRFIKRPYPKYREMQEIKERSQLASAVSYSIRNMVSVEHDDITLSGVNAYGVSDEFNNVITINIEHGRYISESEFKQASPVIVMGYQNATNLFVSAERAIGKDVSFNGIKCRVVGVVKKEGTNFLGGGWQFDEAIVLPFRTMAAHFNIENSSPVIMVKGGEATSSAALVDELRGIMRSIHRLSPTQEDDFSLNDINTFSEQTSAIFGSINLGGWAIAGLSLIVGAFGVANIMFVTVRERTSQIGLKKAIGAKSSTILTEFLLESAFLCLLGGFIGLILVFLLTKLLTFVLPFPITISLGTLTLAISICLVVGVLAGIIPASIAAKMNPVVAIRTK, encoded by the coding sequence ATGGCATTACAGGAATTGCGGAGTAATAAGCTTCGTACATTCCTGTCTTTGTTTGGTATCACCATTGGTATCTTTTGTATTATAGGTGTACTGGCAACTGTAGAAAGCCTGGAGGCCAAGGTGCAGAATGATATAAACACGTTAGGAAGCAATACGATCTATGTAGACAAGTGGGACTATGGTGGAGGCCCTGATTATCCATGGTGGCGTTTCATAAAGCGGCCTTATCCTAAGTACCGCGAAATGCAAGAAATAAAAGAACGATCTCAACTGGCATCTGCTGTTAGTTATTCTATCAGGAATATGGTTAGTGTAGAGCATGATGATATAACATTATCAGGAGTAAATGCTTATGGTGTAAGCGATGAGTTCAACAATGTTATCACCATCAACATAGAACACGGACGATATATTTCAGAATCAGAATTCAAGCAAGCATCGCCAGTAATTGTTATGGGATATCAGAATGCTACCAATCTTTTTGTGAGTGCAGAACGTGCCATAGGCAAAGATGTAAGCTTCAATGGCATTAAATGCAGGGTTGTCGGAGTGGTAAAAAAAGAAGGAACAAACTTCCTGGGCGGCGGCTGGCAGTTTGACGAAGCAATCGTTCTTCCTTTCAGAACAATGGCTGCACATTTCAATATTGAAAATAGTAGTCCAGTCATTATGGTAAAAGGAGGTGAAGCAACTTCATCAGCTGCATTGGTAGATGAACTGCGTGGTATCATGCGTTCAATCCATCGCCTTAGCCCCACACAGGAAGATGATTTTTCCTTAAACGACATCAACACCTTTAGCGAACAAACCAGTGCCATTTTTGGATCCATAAACCTGGGCGGATGGGCTATTGCTGGTTTATCATTGATTGTAGGTGCATTTGGAGTGGCTAATATTATGTTTGTAACAGTTCGTGAAAGAACTAGCCAGATTGGTTTGAAAAAAGCCATCGGTGCCAAAAGTTCTACTATCCTTACAGAGTTTCTTTTAGAAAGTGCTTTTCTTTGCCTTCTTGGCGGCTTCATCGGGTTGATACTCGTATTCCTGCTGACCAAGTTGCTTACGTTTGTACTGCCATTTCCAATAACCATTTCATTGGGTACGCTCACATTGGCTATTTCTATTTGTCTTGTAGTTGGTGTATTGGCAGGTATAATTCCAGCAAGCATTGCAGCTAAAATGAACCCGGTAGTAGCTATCAGAACAAAATAA
- the tsaD gene encoding tRNA (adenosine(37)-N6)-threonylcarbamoyltransferase complex transferase subunit TsaD yields MPIILAIESSCDDTSAAICKDGKILSNLIATQKVHEEFGGVVPELASRAHIQKIVPVVDTAIKQAGIQLTEVDAIAFTQAPGLIGSLLVGAQFAKSLATSLDKPLIAVHHMQAHVLANLIDDPAPSFPFLCLTVSGGHTQIVRCNSPYEMEVLGETIDDAAGEAFDKSAKLLGIPYPGGPLVDKYAQAGDPHKFKFPEPNIPGLNFSFSGLKTSILYFLQQQKQANENFVAENLPDVCASIQHRIVSILLRKLKKAVDETGIREVCIAGGVSANSGLRNTLQEYAAKYGWKSYIPAFQYCTDNAGMIAISAYYKFLQNDFEDLQTTPSARAEW; encoded by the coding sequence ATGCCAATCATCCTAGCTATAGAATCTTCATGCGACGATACAAGTGCAGCTATATGCAAGGATGGTAAGATTCTTTCAAACCTTATTGCAACTCAAAAAGTGCATGAAGAATTTGGCGGTGTAGTTCCTGAGCTTGCAAGTCGTGCACATATTCAAAAAATAGTTCCTGTTGTTGATACGGCTATCAAACAAGCAGGTATTCAATTGACAGAAGTAGATGCTATCGCATTTACACAGGCACCTGGCTTGATAGGGAGTCTGCTTGTGGGCGCGCAGTTTGCTAAATCGTTGGCTACTTCATTAGACAAACCTCTGATTGCTGTACATCATATGCAGGCCCACGTGCTGGCTAATTTGATTGATGATCCTGCACCTTCATTCCCATTTCTATGTTTAACTGTAAGTGGTGGTCATACGCAAATTGTCCGCTGCAATAGCCCCTACGAAATGGAGGTGCTGGGTGAGACAATAGACGACGCCGCAGGAGAAGCATTTGATAAGTCTGCAAAGCTTCTTGGCATACCTTATCCTGGTGGGCCACTGGTTGATAAGTACGCACAGGCTGGAGATCCTCATAAGTTCAAATTCCCCGAGCCAAACATCCCAGGCCTTAACTTTAGTTTTAGTGGATTGAAAACTTCAATATTATATTTTCTGCAGCAGCAAAAGCAGGCTAATGAAAATTTTGTTGCAGAAAATCTTCCTGATGTATGCGCTTCTATCCAGCATAGGATAGTTTCTATTTTACTGCGTAAACTTAAAAAAGCAGTTGATGAAACAGGCATTCGTGAAGTATGTATAGCTGGTGGTGTAAGTGCCAATAGTGGCTTGCGTAATACCCTACAGGAATATGCTGCTAAGTATGGTTGGAAAAGTTACATACCTGCTTTTCAATATTGCACAGATAATGCTGGAATGATTGCCATTTCTGCCTATTACAAGTTTCTTCAAAACGATTTTGAAGACTTACAAACTACTCCTTCCGCAAGAGCTGAATGGTAA
- the trhA gene encoding PAQR family membrane homeostasis protein TrhA → MAKHLPIASDCFTPEEELANTIIHAIGVLFGLVAIPFLIMLAAKNSDISNLMRVGIYGACFMATFVFSTLFHWFKEEKVKCKLEMCDRISIYFFIAGTYTPFILYYMYDRTGFIMLGIMWALVLFGIFFEIFLAKKYFIISLFIYLAMGWMFVFVLNKWFDSMPSSVITFILTGVGLYSIGVIFYVWKKYRYHHAVWHFFVLVASIFHYLAVLETVS, encoded by the coding sequence ATGGCAAAGCATTTACCCATTGCAAGTGATTGTTTTACCCCGGAAGAAGAATTGGCGAATACCATTATACATGCTATTGGTGTACTGTTTGGTCTCGTAGCTATTCCTTTTCTTATTATGCTGGCAGCAAAGAACAGCGACATCAGCAACCTGATGCGCGTTGGTATCTATGGCGCTTGTTTCATGGCCACTTTTGTCTTCTCCACCTTATTCCACTGGTTCAAAGAAGAGAAGGTGAAATGTAAGCTAGAAATGTGCGACAGGATCAGTATCTACTTCTTTATTGCCGGAACCTATACGCCTTTCATCCTCTACTACATGTACGATCGTACCGGTTTTATAATGCTGGGGATTATGTGGGCGCTTGTATTGTTTGGGATCTTCTTCGAGATATTTCTTGCCAAGAAGTACTTCATTATATCCCTGTTTATTTACCTGGCTATGGGTTGGATGTTTGTGTTTGTGCTCAATAAGTGGTTCGATAGTATGCCTTCCTCCGTTATCACTTTTATCTTGACTGGTGTGGGTTTGTATAGTATCGGTGTCATCTTTTATGTTTGGAAAAAATACCGCTACCACCACGCCGTCTGGCACTTCTTTGTACTGGTTGCCAGCATCTTTCACTATTTGGCTGTTTTAGAAACAGTTTCTTAG